A window of the Egibacter rhizosphaerae genome harbors these coding sequences:
- the cmk gene encoding (d)CMP kinase, whose amino-acid sequence MRDVVAIDGPGGVGKSTVAAALADRLGVAHVDTGAYYRAATLACLRAGVPLGEGPACARVVEQAHIDRRGGRTFLDGADVEHAIRGPEVTEHVSQVAGHPQVRRLLVPRQRAATAHGGVVEGRDAGTAVVPDAPAKVWLSADPRERAARRARQLGITDPAEIDALTADLARRDTADARQMERAHDAIVVDTSERTVTQVVEAIVERLPTGPDHVRMREGS is encoded by the coding sequence GTGAGGGACGTGGTCGCGATCGACGGTCCCGGTGGCGTGGGCAAGTCGACCGTCGCGGCCGCACTCGCCGACCGCCTCGGTGTCGCCCACGTCGACACCGGCGCGTACTACCGGGCAGCCACGCTCGCGTGCCTGCGCGCCGGCGTTCCCCTCGGGGAGGGCCCCGCCTGCGCCCGGGTGGTGGAGCAGGCCCACATCGACCGGCGGGGCGGACGGACATTCCTCGACGGCGCCGACGTGGAGCACGCCATCCGCGGCCCGGAGGTCACCGAGCACGTCTCCCAGGTCGCCGGGCATCCCCAGGTGCGACGGCTGCTCGTGCCCCGGCAACGTGCGGCCACCGCGCACGGAGGGGTGGTGGAGGGTCGCGACGCCGGCACCGCCGTCGTGCCCGACGCACCCGCGAAGGTGTGGCTCAGCGCCGACCCCCGCGAGCGCGCCGCACGAAGGGCACGGCAACTCGGCATCACCGATCCGGCCGAGATCGACGCGCTGACCGCTGACCTCGCCCGACGCGATACCGCCGACGCCCGACAGATGGAACGGGCCCACGACGCGATCGTCGTCGATACCAGCGAGAGAACCGTGACCCAAGTGGTCGAGGCGATCGTCGAGCGCCTGCCGACCGGCCCCGACCACGTACGCATGAGGGAGGGTTCGTGA
- a CDS encoding DUF3039 domain-containing protein: MSSVQIDERTQPLRPDDGDHERFAHYVPKAEILESAVTGRPVIALCGKKWVPSRDPERFPICPECKRIKAEGAA; the protein is encoded by the coding sequence ATGAGCAGCGTCCAGATCGACGAGCGGACGCAGCCGCTGCGCCCCGACGATGGGGACCATGAGCGCTTCGCGCACTACGTACCGAAGGCCGAGATCCTCGAGAGCGCGGTCACAGGTCGGCCCGTCATCGCCCTCTGCGGGAAGAAGTGGGTCCCGAGCCGCGATCCGGAGCGCTTCCCGATCTGTCCGGAGTGCAAGCGGATCAAGGCCGAGGGGGCCGCGTAG
- the der gene encoding ribosome biogenesis GTPase Der, whose amino-acid sequence MTGDQRASRVPSEAGTAGVPMVAIVGRPNVGKSTLVNRLVGRREAIVEERPGITRDRTVHDVEWIGRNLVVVDTGGWVPPHRLGDTSVSPDPLAGSVTEQAELAAETADVVLLVVDAATGATEEDEEVARWLRRGAAPVLLVANKADAVASGAPGGPRHSLPVALAELYSLGIGDPWPVSALHGTGSGDLLDAVVDLLDEAGAFDRPQPLAEGVPGITLIGRPNVGKSSLFNRLVGEERALVDERPGTTRDAVDTLVEVTPGRQYRFVDTAGLRRRSRVRQSTETYSRSRTLRALHASAVALFVLDASEPVGEQDQKLAREILDAGRAMVLVLNKWDQVDAERREMLERERDRLLHFLPDPPVVRTSATTGRAVQRLPDHIDGAIAEWTRRVPTARLNEWLGEAVAATPPPRHDGRAIKVRYATQVATAPPTVRVFASGKVDDTYHRYLERSLRDAFGFAGSPVDLAVRVRPRWGERDR is encoded by the coding sequence GTGACCGGCGACCAGCGCGCCTCGCGCGTGCCCAGTGAGGCGGGGACCGCGGGCGTTCCCATGGTCGCGATCGTCGGGCGGCCCAACGTCGGCAAGTCGACGCTCGTCAACCGGCTCGTCGGCCGCCGCGAGGCGATCGTCGAGGAGCGGCCCGGCATCACGCGCGACCGCACCGTGCACGACGTGGAGTGGATCGGCCGGAACCTCGTCGTCGTCGACACCGGTGGCTGGGTGCCACCGCACCGGCTGGGCGACACGTCGGTGAGTCCGGATCCGCTCGCCGGATCGGTGACCGAACAGGCAGAACTCGCCGCGGAGACCGCCGACGTCGTTCTGCTGGTGGTCGATGCGGCGACCGGGGCCACCGAGGAGGACGAGGAGGTCGCTCGTTGGCTGCGGCGGGGCGCGGCGCCCGTGCTGCTCGTCGCCAACAAGGCCGACGCCGTGGCGAGCGGTGCGCCCGGAGGACCGCGTCATTCCCTGCCGGTCGCCCTCGCTGAGCTCTACTCCCTGGGCATCGGAGACCCGTGGCCGGTGAGCGCGCTGCACGGTACCGGGTCGGGCGACCTGCTCGACGCGGTCGTCGATCTCTTGGACGAAGCGGGCGCGTTCGACCGACCACAACCCCTGGCCGAGGGAGTCCCGGGCATCACGCTGATCGGTCGCCCCAACGTCGGCAAGTCGTCGCTGTTCAACCGTCTGGTGGGCGAGGAGCGCGCTCTCGTCGACGAGCGGCCGGGAACGACCCGCGACGCCGTCGACACGCTCGTCGAGGTGACACCGGGTCGACAGTACCGGTTCGTCGACACCGCGGGGCTGCGGCGCCGCAGCCGCGTCCGCCAGTCGACCGAGACCTACAGCCGCTCACGGACCCTGCGAGCGCTGCACGCGTCGGCGGTCGCGCTGTTCGTGCTCGACGCGAGCGAACCCGTCGGTGAGCAGGACCAGAAGCTCGCCCGAGAGATCCTCGATGCCGGGCGGGCGATGGTGCTCGTGCTGAACAAGTGGGACCAGGTCGATGCCGAGCGCCGCGAGATGCTCGAACGGGAGCGGGATCGTCTCCTGCACTTCCTGCCCGATCCACCCGTGGTCCGCACGAGCGCGACGACCGGCCGTGCGGTTCAGCGGTTGCCCGACCACATCGACGGAGCGATCGCGGAGTGGACACGGCGCGTGCCCACCGCTCGGCTCAACGAGTGGCTGGGCGAGGCCGTCGCGGCCACGCCCCCGCCACGGCACGACGGGCGTGCGATCAAGGTCCGATACGCCACGCAGGTGGCCACGGCCCCACCGACCGTCCGCGTGTTCGCGAGCGGGAAGGTCGACGACACCTACCACCGGTACCTGGAGCGCAGCCTGAGGGACGCGTTCGGCTTCGCCGGCAGCCCGGTCGATCTCGCGGTTCGGGTTCGGCCACGGTGGGGGGAGCGCGACCGGTAG